One Coffea eugenioides isolate CCC68of chromosome 2, Ceug_1.0, whole genome shotgun sequence genomic window, TTTATCGTCAGATATTCAGGTGTTGGAAGCTGACATGCTGGATCTTCCATTTGCCAATGGGTCTTTTGATGTTGTTATAGAGAAGGGAACCATGGTAAGTTTAAAATTTGCAAAAGTTCTGATTTTTAAGCATTCTGGACGCTTTTCCTTCTTGTGTGGTTTGTGATATATCCCTGACTGTTCGCAGTAACAACATATccatgaaattttcaatttgaaggatgTATTGTTCGTGGACAGTGGTGACCCATGGAACCCACGGGTTGAAACAGTTGACAGGGTTATGTCAATGCTTCGACAAATTCATAGGGTCTTGAAAACTCATGGCACTTTCATTTCAATCACCTTTGGCCAGGTAGCAGGAACATGACTTCCTTCTCTCTCTTGCTCTGGCTTAGATAACAAACTTTTTGCTGATAACAACCTCTCAAGCTCTCTCTTTCTTGGGAGGAttgtgagaaatgaaaatctGATCGGTTGCTCTTGAATCTTACAGCCACATTTTCGTCGTCCTTTCTTTAGTAATTCAGAATTTACTTGGTCTACGGAGTGGAGAACATTTGGTGATGGATTTCACTATTTCTTCTACATCTTGAAAAAGGTCAGTCCTGCAAATGGCAAtcttgtaatttgtttgagCCCTTTGTAAGCATGCCATTGAGAATACTCTTGTTTTCTAGAAAACATATTTGTGGCTTTTGTGTTATTCCAAGTGTTTTTGCATTCAACTGACTGACATGCTTCTATCTCTgctaatacttgaatacttgcgATAAAATTGGAGGTACGTAAGCCTTCTTGATTACAATTAGGCATCAAAATAGAGGGgttgcccccccccccccccccaaaaaacaTGCACATAAGAGTGTGAAGTCTCTCCTGGAAATGTGAGTGATCAAATAGTGAATTGCAGGGGCACAGGATGTCAGAGAGTGCTGAATGTACTGAGAGGATCGACATGCCATCTCTATCTCCTTAC contains:
- the LOC113758637 gene encoding EEF1A lysine methyltransferase 4-like, which codes for MENPSGNPVESHKSDVLPVSASAYLDPHYWDDRFSHEEHYEWFKDYSHFRHLILDHINPASSVLELGCGNSQLCEGLYGDGITELTCIDLSPVAVEKMKQRLISKGYKDIQVLEADMLDLPFANGSFDVVIEKGTMDVLFVDSGDPWNPRVETVDRVMSMLRQIHRVLKTHGTFISITFGQPHFRRPFFSNSEFTWSTEWRTFGDGFHYFFYILKKGHRMSESAECTERIDMPSLSPYHDELDSEDYIFRTNIDDA